TAAACGAACAGACCAATTGAATACAGACTCAATATTTGACGATCTTGCCGGCGTATCCCGTTTCTTTGAGAGAGGTAGCACCGGTTTTTCGCCTGACGGGCAAAAACTCGACGGGTTGCGGCTGCAAACCAGGGAATGGAAGGTAGAACCGCTTGCCATTACAAATGTGCAGTCCAGCTTTTTTGAAGACACGGAGATCTTCCCCGGGGGAACGGTGCAGTTTGATAACGCGCTGCTGATGCGAAATATCGCCCATGAATGGCATAGCGTGCAGGCGCCCTGCTAATATTCCAAATTCCACCCCCACATTTGCATTTCCAATATTTAAATGTACTTTAGACACCCGGAACACCCTCGTATATTACCGGGTAGTCACAAATTCCATGTCAGCAGATACTTACAGTATATATCTATGAGTGAAAGCGTTTATGAATAAATATTCCCGGTATGAAGATTGACAAGACTTACCTGAATACTTTATGGCAAAGAGTTTCACAGGAAAATGACCAACGGTCGTTCGAAGAATTGTTTCATCTTTGCTACCAGCGGCTGGTCCGTTTTGCCGTGGAATATGTGCATAGCCACGAGTCCGCCGAGGAGATCGTATCAGATATCTTTCTCAGGCTTTGGGCGGGACGAAATACCTACCAGGACATTCTGCATATCGAAAAATACCTTTTCACCGCCGTCCGCAATCAATCCCTGAACTATCTCCGTAAATTTTCCGCCTACCGCGTGGTAACCACGGATAACCCGGAACAACTCAATATCGCCTATTCTCACGATCCCTATAAAGCATCCGAATGGAAGGAATTGCTGTCCAGGTTGGATGAAGCAGTAGAAATGCTGCCGCCCAAACGGCGGAAGATATTCCGGCTTATCCGTGAGGATGGTTTCAAGCCCCGGGAAGTGGCGGAGATCATGAACCTTTCGCACCGGACGGTGGAAACCCAACTGTTCAAAGCGGTGAAAACGCTCCATATCGTCCTCCAGCCATATTTATCAGCCCGGCAAAAGAACGCGCCCGCAGCCGTGGATACCACTGTTTTACTATCCCTGTTACTGGCTTCCCTCACGATTTGAAATTTTTTTTCCGGAAGAGTACGTAAGATGATTCCTGTTTCGTGTCTTGGTATAAAAGAGAGCAAACGCAGCTTTTATGCAAACGCACAAAGAACGCTATTTATGGCTGCTGTCCAGGAAACTCTCCGGTGAAATACTGGATGAGGAAAAGCAGGAACTGGATGCCCTGACCCGGGGAAACCCGCAACTCCGCAAGGAGGGCGAGGCCCTGCAGGTCTTCTGGGGGCATGGTGACGGCCATCCGGACGAAAACGAGACCCGCACCGCCTTTGACAAGCTCAAAGGAAGAATGGAGGCTATGGATACCAGCTTGTGGCCGGTGCAGGAAACCGGTGTCCGCCGCGTAAAACTGGTGGACACTCATGGCCCGCATGGCGGCGGCTTTGATCTTTTTTGTGGCAACCTATTATATCCTGGAAGCAACGGGCCTGCTGCCGGGACGGGAAGACGGGCTCCGGAGAATACAATATCCGCGGCACCCGTTCCCATATCAAACTGGCGGATGGTACCACCGTATGGCTGAATTCAGATAGCGAACTGAAATATCCCCTCCGCTTTAAAGGCGATAAGCGGGAGGTCTATCTGAAAGGAGAAGCCTTTTTTGATGTGACCAAAGATGCGTCCCGCCCCTTTATTGTACATACGGAACAGATGAATATCAATGTACTGGGCACCAGCTTCAATATCAAAGCCTATCCGGATGACAGTACCAGTGAAACCACACTGATATCGGGAGAAGTGGAAGTACAGCTGAAGAACAGACCGGAAAAAAAGATCAGGCTGCGGCCCGCGGAAAAACTGGTCGTGACCAACGGCGTGGATTCCCTGCAGCAACTGTCCGACAGAACAACACCGGCGATCATCAAACCAATATACTTTTCAAAGGAAGACAGCGCCATTGTAGAAACGGCCTGGATAGACAACAAGCTGATCTTCCAGGATGAGTCCTTTGCCAGCCTTGCATCCCGCATGGAACGCTGGTACAATGTGTCTATCCGCTTCGAGAACACAACCATTCAACAGCAACGGTTTACCGGCATCTTTTCCAAAGAGCCGCTGGAACAGGCGCTGGAAGCCTTGCGGCTGACGGAACATTTCAATTACAAAATAGCAGACGATACCGTAATCATTTATTAAGCGATCACCAAAATCAGTAGCCTATAGAAATAGGAATAAAAAAACGGGAAATGTTGAAGCCATTCCCCGTTCCATTAGCCTAATGGAAAGCAGTCTCTGTTGAGGGATGGCTGTTTCCGATTATTAACAACTAATTCTACACAAGTTATGAAAAAAAAGCATTTAGTGCGTGCTTGCAGTCCACCGCATGCGCTAATAAAGGTACTCGTGATTATGAAACTAGCCTTTTGCCTTCTCTTGTTATCTTTTTTACATGTTTCCGGGTCGGTTCATTCGCAGGACAAGGTTTCCCTTGACCTGCAGTCCGCAGACCTGAGAAAAGTGCTGCTGATGATCGAAGCACAGACCAAATATCATTTCATCTTCAGCGAACGAAAGCTCAGGACCGATAAAAAGATCGACCTGAATGTAAAGGATGAAACGGTATTTAAGGTGCTGGAAACTGTGCTGCCGCTCGCCAATCTGCAATACAAGCTGCTGGATGGCAACCTGATCGCCATTACTACCAAAGGAGAGGAGGGAGCGGTGCAGATGAAAAGGGATGTGCGGGGCACCGTCACCGATACCACGGGCATGCCGCTGCCGGGCGTGACGATTTCCGTTAAAAGCACGCCCAGCATTGGTACCACTACCGATCTGAACGGCAAGTATGTGCTGGATATCCCCGATGATGCCACCGTGCTGGTGTTCAGCATGATCGGCTACGATCGCCAGGAAATACCGATCAGCGGCCGGGAAGTCATCAATGTACAGCTTGCGATAGCCTCCAATCAGCTGGAGGAAACCGTGATCGTAGGTTTCGGCACGCAGAAAAAGAAAGAAGTGGTAGGCGCCATTACCACCATCAACCCCAAAGAACTGAAAGTTCCGTCCAGCAACCTCACGACCGCCCTTGCCGGCCGTCTGGCCGGTGTGATCGCTTATCAACGCAGCGGAGAGCCTGGTGCGGACAATGCGGACTTCTTCATTCGCGGGGTGACCACCTTTGGATACAAACAGGACCCCCTGATCCTCATAGACGGCATCGAAACCACCACTACGGACCTTTCCCGCATGCAGGTGGACGATATTGCCAGCTTCTCCATCCTGAAAGATGCCACCTCCACCGCCCTGTACGGCGCCAGGGGCGCCAACGGTGTGATCCTCATCACCACCAAGGAAGGTGTGGAAGGCAAGGCCCGGATCTCCGTAAGGCTGGAAAATTCCAATTCCACCCCTACCAGGAATGTAGAACTGGCTGACCCCGTGACCTATATGCGCCTCGGCAACGAAGCTGTGCTGACCCGCGACCCGCTCGGTCAGCTGCCGTATTCCGAAGCCAAGATCGATAACACGATCGCCGGCACAAATCCTTACGTTTTTCCTGCAACCGATTGGCGGAAAGAGCTCTTCCGGGAATCTACCATGAACCAGCGCGCCAACTTCAACGTCAGCGGCGGTGGTAAAGTAGCCCGTTATTACCTGGCGGCTACCATGAACCGCGATAATGGCATGCTGAAAGTGGACAAACGCAACAACTTCAACAACAACATCAAGCTGAATACCTACTCCATGCGCTCCAACGTCAACATCAACCTGACAAAAAGCACAGAAGTAGGCATCCGCCTGTCCGGCACCTTCGATGATTACAATGGACCGCTGGCCGGTGGCGCCACCATGTACAAAAGAGTGATCCAGTCCAATCCCGTGCTGTTCCCCGCGTATTATCCGATAGACGATGAACATGCCTATGTGCAGCATATCATGTTCGGCAACTACGGAGATGGTAATTACATCAATCCCTATGCGGACATGGTGAGAGGATACAAGGAATACACGCGCTCCAAGCTGCTGGCACAGTTTGAGCTGAAGCAGAACCTGTCCTTTATCACGGAAGGGCTTTCCTTCCACGCCCTGTTCAACACCGCCCGCACCACCTATTTTGATGTGCAGCGTTTTTACAATCCCTTCTGGTATGCGTTGGGGAACTACGACAAGTACACGGACAAGTATAATCTCTCCATGCTGAACCCCAATACCGGCACGGAGTATCTTAATTATGGCGAAGGGCCGAAGGAGATCAGCGCTACCACGTATCTGCAAACGACAGCCAACTATAACCGTACTTTTAACGACAAGCATAACGTAAGCGGCATGCTGGTATTTCTCATGAATAACCAGGTGATGGCCAATGCGGGTTCTCTCCAGCTTTCGCTGCCCAGGCGGAACATCGGCGTATCAGGCCGCCTTACCTATGGATATGACAGCCGTTATTTCTTTGAATACGATTTCGGGTACAACGGATCGGAGCGTTTTTACGAAAGCAATCGTTTCGGGTTCTTCCCTTCCATAGGCGCAGCCTGGATGGTATCCAACGAACCTTTCTTTAAACCCCTCACCAAAGTGGTCAGCAACCTGAAGCTGCGCTACACTTACGGCCTGGTGGGGAATGATGCGATCGGCGACCCGAATGCCCGCTTCCTCTATCTTGCCGATGTAAATATGAATGACGGCAGCCGCGGTTTTTCCTTCGGAACGGACTACGCCTATTCGCGCCCCGGCGTTTTCATCAATCGCTACGGCAATAATGACATTACCTGGGAAACAGCCACCAAGACCAACTATGGCATCGAGGTCGGCCTGTTCAACAAGATCAATATCCTGCTGGATATCTATACCGAAAAGAGAAGGAACATCCTGATGACCCGCGCGGACATTCCCATAACCATGGGCCTGCTGAGCAATGCGGACATACAGGCGAATATCGGTGAAGCCAGCGGCAAGGGCTTTGACCTTTCCGTTGATTACAGCCACAGCTTCAATGCGGATTGGTGGATGCAGGCGAGAGGTAATTTCACCTATGCCACCAGCAAGTTCGATGTAGTGGAGGAACCGGACTACGTGGAAAAATATCTTTCCAGGGTAGGTTACCCGCTTTCACAGCAACGCGGATATATCGCGGAACGCTTGTTTGCTGATGATGCTGAAGTGATCAATTCCCCGCTGCAAAGCTTCGGTGAATATGGTGCTGGTGATATCAAATATCATGATGTGAACGGAGACGGGCAGATCACTACCCGGGATATGGTACCTATCGGTTATCCTACCCGGCCGGAGATCGTATATGGTTTCGGGTTCTCGCTGGGGTACAAGAATTTTGATCTTTCTGCATTCTTCCAGGGACTGGCCCGGGAATCATTCTGGATAGACGCGGACTCTACCGCGCCATTTGTGGGAGACCGCGCCATGCTGAAAGCCTATGCCGATGACCACTGGTCAGAAAGCAACCGCGATCTGTACGCCACCTGGCCCCGGCTCAGCGCCCGCAGGATAGCCAATAACGCGTTGACCAGCACCTGGTTCATGCGGAATGGCGCCTTCCTTCGCCTGAAAACCGTGGAGCTGGGCTACACATTGCCTACCGCGCTCACCCGCAGGATCAAAATGGAAAAGACCCGCATTTATGCCAGCGGTATCAATCTGTTCGTCATCAGCAAGTTCAAGATGTGGGATGTGGAAATGGGGGGTAATGGTCTGGGTTACCCTGTGCAGCGTGTCATCAACATCGGCGCCCAATTGTCCTTCTGATCATGTTTAATTCAAAAAATAAACGGATGAAAAAATTAAAAAGATGGCTGATCGCTTTATTCGGGCCATTATTATTTTCCTGCAATTACCTGGATATTGTACCGGATAACATCGCTACGGTAGACCACGTTTTCAGGATGCGCAATACAACGGAACAATATCTGTTTACCATATACAGCTATCTGCCGAGGGTTACCGATTGCTACAATTATCCCACCTTTCTCGGAGGTGACGAGCTTTGGGCAAACGAATTCAATGTGAACCTCGTGAAACCTGCCTGGCAGATCGCAAAAGGCTTCCAGAATGTGGTAAATCCCTATTCCGATTACTGGAGCGGCACCAACGGAGGCCGGGGCTTTTTTGTGGCCATCCGGGATTGCAACACCTTTCTGGAGAATATCTACAAGGTGCCGGATATGGATGATTATGAGAAAGACCGCTGGGCGGCAGAGGCTACATTCCTGAAGGCATACTATCATTTTTTCCTGTTCAGGATGTACGGGCCTATCCCGCTGATCCGCCAGAACCTGCCCATTACCAGCAATACTGCGGATGTGAAAGTAAGCCAGGAACCAGTGGATTCGGTAGTCAACTATATTGCCAGCCTGCTGGACGAAGCGGTGGTGAACCTGCCGGACCGCATTGTGAATGAGGCAACAGAGCAGGGCCGTGTGACGAAGTCTGTCGCCAAAGCCCTGAAGGCCCGGTTGCTGGTAACCGCAGCCAGTCCGCTTTTTAACGGGAACCCTGATTATGCCGCACATACCGGTGGCGGCAAGAATGCTGTAAAACTCTTTCCTTCCGCCTACGAGGATACGAAATGGGAACGCGCGATGATCGCCTGCAAAGAAGCGATCGATGAATGCCACGCCGCAGGGCATGAATTGTATTATTTCAACCAGGCTTTCCTGCCGTTCCCCGGTTCCCCGGAAACGATCACGGAAATGAGCGTCCGGAATGCGCTGTGCGAAAAATGGAATCCCGAGGCGGTTTGGACCAACCCGGTTGCACGGCCTGTCGCCGCACAACTGGAAAACCTGCCCCGCCTGTATTCCGGCGACAAACAATCTGCAACATTATCTTCTTTCGGTGTGCCGCTGAAGATCGCTGAACTGTATTATACCAAAAATGGTGTGCCGATCTCTGAAGACAAAACCTGGAACTATAACGCCCGTTACAGCACGCGTACCGCTACTTCCGCCGATGCGCTCCGCCTGAAACCCAATTACGTGACCGCCAATCTCAATTTCGACCGGGAAGTAAGGTTTTACGCCGGTCTCGGTTTCGATGGTGGCCGCTGGTTCGGACAGGGCCGTTTCAACGATGCGGACAATGTGTACGTGGAAGCCAAGCTGGGGCAGATCGCCAACAACCACGCCTGGGCTTACTCCATGACCGGGTACTGGGCCAAAAAGCTCGTGAACCCGCAAACAGTGTCCTCCGCAACGGAAGTGACCCCGCAAACCTATCCCTGGCCCGTTATCCGCCTGGCAGACCTGTACCTCCTGTATGCGGAAGCATTGAACGAATGGCAGGGCCCCGGTGTGGAAACATTCAAATGGATCGATCTGGTAAGAGCAAGGGCAGGCCTCAACGGTGTGGAGCAATCCTGGACGGACTTTTCCACCAGTCCCGGTGCGCCGCAGTCAAAAGCCGGCCTGAGAAAGATCATTCATCAGGAAAGGCTGATAGAGCTGGCATTTGAAGGCCAGCGCTTCTGGGACCTTCGCCGCTGGAAAGAGGCGGAAAGCGTGATGAGCCAGCCTATTACCGGATGGAACAACTTCGGGAAAACAGCCGATGTCTATTACCAGGTGAAATACCTTTTCAACCCGGTATTCCGTAAACGCGACTACCTGTGGCCGGTCAAGGAAGAGAACCTGATCGATAACAGCCAACTGGTGCAAAGCCCGGGCTGGTAATGCTCCTGATCGATAAACCTTAATGACATGACAATGCGTATATATCACCTTTTTATATTTGGCATGCTCCTGGCAGGTTTCGGCTGCAAGGAGGAAAAGCTGGAGCCGCTCACCAAAGGCGGCAAGGCGCCCGGGATGGTCTCCAACGTGAACGTAGATAATCAGCCCGGAAAAGTTGTATTGACCTACGACATCCCGTCCGATCCCGAACTCCTGTACATCAAGGCGGTGTACGAGATCCGCGATGGGAAAAAAATGGAATCCATTTCCACGTTCTACAACAATTTCGTTACACTCGAAGGATTTGGCAATACGGATGAAAGAGAAGTAAAGCTCTATGCCGTGAGCAGATCGGAAGTGAGCTCGGAGCCGGTAACAGTGAAAGTAAAACCGCTGACGCCTCCTGTAATGTCCACACTCGCTTCGCTGGATTTTTCGGAAGATTTCGGCGGCATTACCGCAAGATTCAGTAACGAAGATTCTGCCAGTATTGCCATCGGGGTTTTAACGAGAGATGAGAACGGTGACCCTGTTCAGTCTGATATGTATTATACCAGCCAGACGGAAGGCGAATTCTCCGTACGCGGTTTTGACGATACGGAACGCTGGTTCGGGTTGTTCGTGCGGGACAGATGGCAGAATTATTCAGATACGGTCTGGAAGTTGCTGACGCCGTTATTCGAGCAGCAGCTGGATAAAGCCAATTTCAGATCGATGAAGCTGGCCACTGATGCGAACATGTTCGGTTCAGGGCCATTGACTAACCTCTGGAACGACAAGGTACAGGGCGGTTCCAGCTCCAATAGCACCTGGACCCGTACTGCCAATGGCTCCGGCGTCCCGCATTGGGTGACGTTCGACTTGGGGGTGACCGCAAAGCTCAGCCGTTTCGTGGAAATACCCCGCGGCGCATTCGACGAACTGAACCTCCTGTACGCCGCCGGCGATCCGCGGCTGTTTGAGCTCTGGGGCGCAACGGACTATAATCCTGACGGCAGCTTTGACGGATGGACGAAACTGTCCGAATTCGAAGTGGTGAAAGTATCAGGCCTGCCCACAGGCGTGAACTCAAATGACGATATTCTCCGTGCCCAGGAAGGCCATCAGTTTAAAATACCCATTGACGCGCCACCGGTAAGGTACATCCGCATCAAGATGCTGGAAACCTTCGGCAATTCAGATTATTTCTGGATGGCGGAATTGACTTTCTTTGGTCAAATACAGTAATCAAACTGAAAATCGTAAAGCATGAAACTCTTGAAATATATATGCTTTTCACTGGCGGCGGGATTTTGTCTCGCTGCCTGTGAAAAGACAGATAAAGCCTATAAGGATTTTGTACCGGGCGGGGAAAAGGTATATCCCGGAAAAGTAGATTCCCTGAAAGCTAATCCCGGGAATAAACGCATCCAGTTGGAATGGCTGCTGAAAACCGACTCCCGCATTGTGAAATGCCGCATTTACTGGAATAAAAAGGCAGATTCCGCGGAAGTTACCGTTAACCGCACGAATGGAGTGGATACGATCAGAGCTATCCTTGATAATATGGTAGAAGGACCGTATATTTTTGAAGTGTACAGTTACAATGCCCAAAACGACCAGTCTGTCAGAACAGAAGTGAATGGTGATGTGTATGGTGATTTTTATGAAAGCAACCTGATCAACCGCATTCTGAAAAGCGCGGTGATAGATAACGGTAACACTAAACTGCAATGGGACGAAGCGGATCCCCGTTCACCGGGGGTAAGGCTTACCTATACAGATCAGGATGGCGTTGCGCAGACGCTGCTTATTCCATCCGAAGAAAGCACAACCGTATTGCCCGGCATACCACAAACAGGTACAATGGAATTCAAAACTTTGTATCTTCCGGTGCCAAACGCCATTGATACGTTTGCGGCGCCTGTGGTACAGGTGAATTTGTAGATAAAAAAATAACGAGAACCGTGCAACGCAGAACTTTCCTGTCTGCTGCTACCCTGGGCGCACTGGCCCTCGCAGCGGACCTTCCGGCATTGGCCGGAAAAAAAGATGATCCGGATTACCTGGTGATCAATGCCGGCATCGGCGGCAACAATACCAATGA
This genomic stretch from Chitinophaga sp. XS-30 harbors:
- a CDS encoding DUF5000 domain-containing lipoprotein; the encoded protein is MTMRIYHLFIFGMLLAGFGCKEEKLEPLTKGGKAPGMVSNVNVDNQPGKVVLTYDIPSDPELLYIKAVYEIRDGKKMESISTFYNNFVTLEGFGNTDEREVKLYAVSRSEVSSEPVTVKVKPLTPPVMSTLASLDFSEDFGGITARFSNEDSASIAIGVLTRDENGDPVQSDMYYTSQTEGEFSVRGFDDTERWFGLFVRDRWQNYSDTVWKLLTPLFEQQLDKANFRSMKLATDANMFGSGPLTNLWNDKVQGGSSSNSTWTRTANGSGVPHWVTFDLGVTAKLSRFVEIPRGAFDELNLLYAAGDPRLFELWGATDYNPDGSFDGWTKLSEFEVVKVSGLPTGVNSNDDILRAQEGHQFKIPIDAPPVRYIRIKMLETFGNSDYFWMAELTFFGQIQ
- a CDS encoding DUF4998 domain-containing protein, with amino-acid sequence MKLLKYICFSLAAGFCLAACEKTDKAYKDFVPGGEKVYPGKVDSLKANPGNKRIQLEWLLKTDSRIVKCRIYWNKKADSAEVTVNRTNGVDTIRAILDNMVEGPYIFEVYSYNAQNDQSVRTEVNGDVYGDFYESNLINRILKSAVIDNGNTKLQWDEADPRSPGVRLTYTDQDGVAQTLLIPSEESTTVLPGIPQTGTMEFKTLYLPVPNAIDTFAAPVVQVNL
- a CDS encoding FecR family protein is translated as MNSDSELKYPLRFKGDKREVYLKGEAFFDVTKDASRPFIVHTEQMNINVLGTSFNIKAYPDDSTSETTLISGEVEVQLKNRPEKKIRLRPAEKLVVTNGVDSLQQLSDRTTPAIIKPIYFSKEDSAIVETAWIDNKLIFQDESFASLASRMERWYNVSIRFENTTIQQQRFTGIFSKEPLEQALEALRLTEHFNYKIADDTVIIY
- a CDS encoding RNA polymerase sigma-70 factor — encoded protein: MKIDKTYLNTLWQRVSQENDQRSFEELFHLCYQRLVRFAVEYVHSHESAEEIVSDIFLRLWAGRNTYQDILHIEKYLFTAVRNQSLNYLRKFSAYRVVTTDNPEQLNIAYSHDPYKASEWKELLSRLDEAVEMLPPKRRKIFRLIREDGFKPREVAEIMNLSHRTVETQLFKAVKTLHIVLQPYLSARQKNAPAAVDTTVLLSLLLASLTI
- a CDS encoding TonB-dependent receptor, encoding MKLAFCLLLLSFLHVSGSVHSQDKVSLDLQSADLRKVLLMIEAQTKYHFIFSERKLRTDKKIDLNVKDETVFKVLETVLPLANLQYKLLDGNLIAITTKGEEGAVQMKRDVRGTVTDTTGMPLPGVTISVKSTPSIGTTTDLNGKYVLDIPDDATVLVFSMIGYDRQEIPISGREVINVQLAIASNQLEETVIVGFGTQKKKEVVGAITTINPKELKVPSSNLTTALAGRLAGVIAYQRSGEPGADNADFFIRGVTTFGYKQDPLILIDGIETTTTDLSRMQVDDIASFSILKDATSTALYGARGANGVILITTKEGVEGKARISVRLENSNSTPTRNVELADPVTYMRLGNEAVLTRDPLGQLPYSEAKIDNTIAGTNPYVFPATDWRKELFRESTMNQRANFNVSGGGKVARYYLAATMNRDNGMLKVDKRNNFNNNIKLNTYSMRSNVNINLTKSTEVGIRLSGTFDDYNGPLAGGATMYKRVIQSNPVLFPAYYPIDDEHAYVQHIMFGNYGDGNYINPYADMVRGYKEYTRSKLLAQFELKQNLSFITEGLSFHALFNTARTTYFDVQRFYNPFWYALGNYDKYTDKYNLSMLNPNTGTEYLNYGEGPKEISATTYLQTTANYNRTFNDKHNVSGMLVFLMNNQVMANAGSLQLSLPRRNIGVSGRLTYGYDSRYFFEYDFGYNGSERFYESNRFGFFPSIGAAWMVSNEPFFKPLTKVVSNLKLRYTYGLVGNDAIGDPNARFLYLADVNMNDGSRGFSFGTDYAYSRPGVFINRYGNNDITWETATKTNYGIEVGLFNKINILLDIYTEKRRNILMTRADIPITMGLLSNADIQANIGEASGKGFDLSVDYSHSFNADWWMQARGNFTYATSKFDVVEEPDYVEKYLSRVGYPLSQQRGYIAERLFADDAEVINSPLQSFGEYGAGDIKYHDVNGDGQITTRDMVPIGYPTRPEIVYGFGFSLGYKNFDLSAFFQGLARESFWIDADSTAPFVGDRAMLKAYADDHWSESNRDLYATWPRLSARRIANNALTSTWFMRNGAFLRLKTVELGYTLPTALTRRIKMEKTRIYASGINLFVISKFKMWDVEMGGNGLGYPVQRVINIGAQLSF
- a CDS encoding RagB/SusD family nutrient uptake outer membrane protein — encoded protein: MKKLKRWLIALFGPLLFSCNYLDIVPDNIATVDHVFRMRNTTEQYLFTIYSYLPRVTDCYNYPTFLGGDELWANEFNVNLVKPAWQIAKGFQNVVNPYSDYWSGTNGGRGFFVAIRDCNTFLENIYKVPDMDDYEKDRWAAEATFLKAYYHFFLFRMYGPIPLIRQNLPITSNTADVKVSQEPVDSVVNYIASLLDEAVVNLPDRIVNEATEQGRVTKSVAKALKARLLVTAASPLFNGNPDYAAHTGGGKNAVKLFPSAYEDTKWERAMIACKEAIDECHAAGHELYYFNQAFLPFPGSPETITEMSVRNALCEKWNPEAVWTNPVARPVAAQLENLPRLYSGDKQSATLSSFGVPLKIAELYYTKNGVPISEDKTWNYNARYSTRTATSADALRLKPNYVTANLNFDREVRFYAGLGFDGGRWFGQGRFNDADNVYVEAKLGQIANNHAWAYSMTGYWAKKLVNPQTVSSATEVTPQTYPWPVIRLADLYLLYAEALNEWQGPGVETFKWIDLVRARAGLNGVEQSWTDFSTSPGAPQSKAGLRKIIHQERLIELAFEGQRFWDLRRWKEAESVMSQPITGWNNFGKTADVYYQVKYLFNPVFRKRDYLWPVKEENLIDNSQLVQSPGW